A stretch of DNA from Oncorhynchus keta strain PuntledgeMale-10-30-2019 chromosome 17, Oket_V2, whole genome shotgun sequence:
AAGGTATGAATATATTTAAAAAAGGCAAATACGTTTTCTCCTTACCCAGAGTCAAGTGAACTTGTGGATATcgtttttatgtctctgcatgcagtttgaatTAAGTTGAAGTTAGTTTCTGAAGCCATTGCTAAGTAgcgttagtgcaatgactggaagtctatgggatcAGCTAGCTGATTGTGCTAATGTTAGCAgatcccatagacttccagtcattgcgctaaatCTAGTTAGTTTCTGGAATTACTAActtcaacttccttcaaactacaCACAGAGGTAGAAAATGGCGTCTGTAGCTAGGTaaccatccaattggcgacagatgtTTATGCGACGattctaaaataataataaactgcATTGTTTCCGAGATGTAGTGTTAGGGCCTCACGCCATATCATCGTGTGACTCCATGTTGACTTCGAtaggatggttattatatcaatatttgtgcataTAGGCATTTCCACCGCCATTTCTTGCTAAATACATTTTACCGACATAAATCCTACCATTTCGAACAAACAACTGATCGGTTGTCATTGTTAAAATTGGACCGACACTTCATGTTTCCATTACAGCTGTcgtgattgttttttttatacagtatgactttactcgcataaaaactgtGAATCGAAACGTGATtaatgagttcatctgactctaggtaagtaaaaaaaataatggTTTAATAGCCAAAATCTCAAACTATCCCCTTAAGGCATGGATCAAGAGTAAGTGATTCAAGGCACAAATATTAACTTGAGATGTGTGTTTGCAGCTCTTTTGAAAGTTTGTCCAAAATGTCCACTGACATAATGTCTGAGTTGTGTCAATGTCAAGTTAGAATCTGGGTTGTCCGGccctcttgtctctctgcagccTGAAGTGAAAGGGAGTAATGAAGATGAGGACCTGTCTGAGCTGCAGCTGCGTCTCCTGGCCCTGCAGTCAGCCAGCAGGAAGTGGCAGCAGAAAGAACAGCAAGTGATGAAGGAGAGCAAAGATAAGATCACCAAGGCCAAGCCCTCCCAGGAGAAGAGCTCCTCCACCTCCAGTGCCAAACCACCAGAGAGGGGCAGAGTCACCACCAGGTCTGCCTCTGCTGCCTCGGAGAAGGCCAAAGCTCTGGCCAACAAGCCCCAGGAGAAGACCAAGGTTGGGGCAAAGCCTCCAGCGGAGAAGGGCAAAGCTCCGGTTAAGGGGTATCCAGGGAGGAAGACAGTCAGCCCAGGTGAGCAGGGCCTTTCTGCTTATTCAGATCCAAACTGTCCTCTATGTTGGTTCCAAGCGTTCCATCACAATGACATTCTGGTTTTGGAAATGTTGGTTACATCTTGGTTCTTGTGTAttttaataatgcattttatCTCTGTGAATATTTGTATTTTAGTGATGTAAAGTGATTGCCATTAAGTCAAGTAAATGGGTTTTGATCCCCTAGGCTCAGCAGCCAAACAGGCTTTCCGAAAGCAGCAGCTAAGGACGTGGAAGCTCCAACAGGAGAGAGATCAGGAGGAGCAGCGTAGACGGGAGGAGGAGCAGCgtagacaggaggaggaggagcgccgcaggagggaggaagagatccGCAAGATCCGGGACCTTTCCAATCAGGACGAGCAGTACAACCGCTTCATGAAGCTGGTGGGCGGGTCCAAGCCACCGCGCAACCGGAGCAAGGTAAGacggacagggagagaaagacctTGCCCCACTCCCAAGGCATTTCCTTGTAGCTTATCTGATTCCTTCAATTATATGTGAACCTTTTTTAAACTATAGTCTCTGCTTAACACCTGCAATGTGGTATGTGGGGTTCTTTCTCTTAACTCTATTGGAATTAGAGCTCTCCTACATTACTGTTAGTAGCATGAACATGCAACATGATTGAAAAAGAGAGCATGTGAGAGACAGACAAATGACACATTTCAATCTCAGTCCAAGGACCGAGACCACACCAGGAAGTCTTCTGGCAAACAGGGATTGGACACCTCAGGGAACCTCTACCAGTACGACAACTATGACGAGGTTGCCATGGATACTGATAGTGAGACCAATTCCCCAGGTGAGCAACCAGCTCACCTGCCAATGCACTATTGAACATATCCAAAGGGATTTTATAGAACCCATCCAACATGCTGAAAGGATTGTTTATAGCCAAGGACATGGCCATCAATTCAGGCCTCTTATTGCAATGTTTGACAGTTTTATTTCTACGACTGAATCTGATTTGTCTAAAATTCAGTTATTTTCTCTTTTAGCGTCTTCTCCAGTACATGATCCATTTGAGGTCCCAGGATGCTTCAGTCACATGCCCATGCCTTTCCCTATGGATTCCCCCACACAATGCAGAATGGTACGTTCCACCCCAAACTCTAAACAAGGACTGTTCTATGCATCTCTTAAAGGGGTAACTAACAAGCTTCCTCTTTCTTTCCAGGTTTTGGGACAGCCGCGTTTCCTGTCCGTCATTCCGTCTGCGCCCCCTCCACCCTTACCCCCAATGCCCCCACCCCCAGATGAGCTGGAGCCTCCCCCAAAGCCGCCTTTTGCTgacgaggaagaggaagaggagatgttGCTCAGAGAGACCTGCCTCATGTCCATGGCCAACAAGAAGGTTCCACTACTCGAGGTATAACGCTCGATGGCTCCACAGGAGGACCAAGTGCCATGCCTGTGTTATCTGTATTGTGATAGGAGTAGAGGAGGGTTCCATTAGGTCCTAGTCATCCTCTGGAAAGTTAATGAGTCTCAACAGAAGATGCATATGTTTCACTCTTCTGTTAATTTACAAGTGTTAAACAATGTTCAAACTTATCTCGGTACCCTGCTATATCAGATGGGCAACTCTGTCATATCATTTTCCAATTCTACAGCAGCACTTTGTCTTTGAAAAGTGGACTTGGTGAATCTGgctttaaaaatgtatttctccCCTGTAGGATATGACCCTTGACAgcagccccctctctccctccctcctggtcAGTCTGGTCCAACCAGTGCCCAGGAGCAACCCTAGTGTGGTCAGCCTCAACACTGCACCCCAGCCATGGAGCAACAAGTTCAGCCGAGGGCACCACCTTCCCAGGCTACCACTGATGGTAAGGATAATACCATAGGAGGAAATCAAAACATTGAGTGATGGCCACATATCTACCCTCCTAGCCAGGTGAAGAAACCATAGAGATTCAAGTAGTTCACGTTTTTTAACGTCCTACAGCGCTTTCACTCTTTCAACCACAATTTTGTTCATTTGGTGCCATTTGTTGACCTATATTCCAAACCGTTTCATACACTCATTGAAATATGCAGAAAATGTCAGTGGATTTGTGAATGATAATTCTCTGAATGGGAAAACTGTCTTGTCTTGCATGTGCTGAAACATGCTTTAAAATATGCTCTTTTGAAATATTTTAACTTCAAAGTCATATTTCCAACAATGAAGTTCTACTTTTTATCCCCCAGCTGAACTGTGTAAAACAGAAAATTGGAGGCCGTGGGTGTCTTTGTGCTCAGTAACtccatgtagtgttgtcttatgaGAACAATGAGTTGGCACTCACTCTGATACTGCCATAGGAAACACGGGTGGGGTCCCATAGACAGTACATTATAGCAGCACGTGTGCCCAATGACATCCGGCCTCAGCTATGTTCCCAGAGCACTCTGGTTTCTCACCCATGAACAATAAGTTCAACTTAGACTGCATCCCAAAGCTTCTCAGAGTAGGAGGGCTGATATAGGATACATTTTGCCTTTCAGATCATAATAAGACAGAGGTGACCTGATTGGCACTACTATTTTGAGATTAATGGATTTTGAGTTGTGAAGTCAGTGCCCATTCATCACAATGGCCAATTCAAATCATCATATTGTTTCCCCAGCTCCCACGGCACAAGGCGGTGGTGGTACAACTGAACGGTTCAGACGACAGTGACTCAGACATGGAGGCCTGCAGCAGCTCTACACAGACACATTCTGTCTTTGGAGGCCTGGAGTTCATGATCAAGGAGGCACGCAGGAACGCAGAggtacgtacgtgtgtgtgtcccAACAGTTTGGCCTCTGAGGATGACCTGTCAGTTTATATATGAATAGCAGAATCCTAATTTGAGATGTGTGATAATTGTATGTGGTTAAAGGGTGATGGGCTGTAATGCTCTTTCTCTCTAAACTTCCAGGCAGCGAAACCCAAACCGACTTCAGGACCTGAGAAGGAGAACAAGCCAGGCAGAACCCCGGAGGCGCTATCTGAAGAGAAGAAGACTGAGTATCAGCTGCTCAAAGAAGAAATAGCCAGGTATATTTTTTTGAAGAGAATGGTCTGACAAAGTGAGGTATAATTTTTCCTCCCAAGCATTGTCTATGGATATGAAATTCATTAACGATTAATTAACATTCAGTGCAATATTAATGGCACCAAAGTGAGAGGGTATTTCTTTAAAATGTCAATGATGGAACAGAGTGGATGACACTCAATGAAATCTAAACAATCTGTTTCTTTTGTTGTCTGATGTAAGTAGGGAGAAGCAGAAGATTCTGAAGGACCACAGTCCCCAAGGTGTGCCCTCTCCTGCAGGCTCTGATCCTGATGTGGACTTTGCTGCAAAGGCAGCGGTCGAGCTGCAGCTGACCGAGGCAGAGACTAGGCTGACCAAACACGGGTGAGGCCCTCAAACACCAGAAGGAAAAAAAACCTAGATGAAGGCTGATGCCCAAACACAATGGTATTTTAAGTAATTGTCTCACATTAGGGAATTACTTGGACTTAGTAATTTTAGTAattttttccatctctctcccttccgctcactctacccctcctcctctcaggaACCTGCTCCTGAAGGATGAGGCCATCCTGAGGCAGCTCTTACAGCAGGAGCAGAAGAAGGAGGAGGCATTGAAGGCAGCTGAGGCCAAAGTGGCCAAGGTCAAAGAACAGCTCCTGGCCTCAGAGAAGATAGTCAGTGCCAACAAGACTCTCCTCAACAGACTCCAGGAACAGGTGGGAGTTAAGAGCCAGGAAGGAACCCAGAGGGAATGAAACTCAATGGGAATGAGCTGTGAAGTAAATTCCTAGCTGAGGTATTTGCGCCTGGGTGGCCATGTTTATAGCAATGAGTCGGATGGCTGAGGGTTTTAGTCATTGGAAGCTGAATGATGGAATAGGAGTTGTTTCTCCTGGTAATGTTTGGGAAAATGCCAAGCTAAAGGAATGTCTGTAAAGGACAAGACATTTCATTCCGTTCTTTTTTCCATTGCCTTTGGAAGTGTATATAGCAGGTGTGGTCATGCCAACCCTCCTCCttggagagctactgggtgtgcTGGCTTTTACTccacacctgattcagctaacCAAGGTTCTGatgagatatgtgtgtgtgtgtatgtatctaaTTTATTACCACCCTTTTAAAATCTGTCATGTATGTTCCCACCCTGTAGGTTCATCGTGTTCAGCACCGCGTGTCAGTGAAGAAGAACCACAGCCTGAAGCTGGAGGAGGTGCTGGTCCAAGCCCAGGCCGCCGCAGGCAGAAAGCCAAGTGGTCAGAAACGACGCACGGACATCAGCCACTCCTCGGTGAGCACCGTACCACACCTTACCGACCCACACTATACCATGCCGGGGCCCTTGTTGATTGATAAAGCACAAAAATGTGTTCAACAAGGACATGTCCACTAGGGAACAGCATAAATTGCTTTGAAGTGGAAAATTATTGGACTTATTGTTCTAACACTTCctctgtttcaaaatgtatagTCCTGTTTCCTTTCTACCAAACACCAACCAGTCGTAAGTAAAGGCCAAAGTTCTCTAAAGCATCTTTCTGCCCACCCTCCATTCTTCAGCCTGTGAAACGTCTGTGTGTGGAAGTCTCCGTCGCTCCCCGCGGCTCAGAAAGGCACTTCGCCGACCTCCTTGCCCAGAAGCAGCGTCTGCAGCAGCTGGAGTCAGAATACGCCCTCAAGATCCAGAAACTAAAGGAGGCCCAGGCTCTCCACAACAGAGGGGCGGTCCCTGAACCCCCTCTACCCCAGgccacctccacccctctccccaggGCTCGCCACCCCAGCATTCCCCCCACCAGCCCCTTCCCCCTGCCCCAGCCCTCCCTGCATGACCTCACCCAGGATAAACTCACCCTGGTCAGCAGCGAAGACCCTACCGAGACGGAGGAGAGCGACTTGGAACCTGCCGCCACAGCCAGGCCCTCAGCCCAGAGTGTTCGTAGACGCTCCTTCAGAGAGACCGGCTCCTTCACCAAGCCTAAGCTGGACTCTGGTGGGACTGGGCTGGTCAAGGATAGTCCAGCCAAGCCAGTTGTGGTTAAGGCCTCGGGGCCCGGGGAGCTGTTCCTGGGGCTAGAGGTGGAGGCCCTGCAGAGGAGGGACCAGCAGCAGGCCAGGCTGGGAGAGCTGCTGCTGGGGGAACTACGGGCGCTAGGAGGCGCTGTGGAGAAACCCCCTTCTGGGAAGGTAACCCATAATATATCACTAACTGGCCTCGCAAACACAGAATTCAAATTccctttttttgtgtgttttaaaAATTGCTCTCGACAGTTTTCTTATTTGGTTGATATGTGCAGTTACTGTATAATACAATACAGCACACGTGTCTGAAACTATGTTTTTCATTTATCCTCCATGGTTGGGAGACTGAAAGGTTTGTGTTCATTACTTTGATGTGCAGGTGATATCGGAGGATGTGGACACCATGGCTGCCCAATCAGGCCATGCCGAGCTGAAGCCTGTCCCGTTTGGACCATATCGCAGCCCTCTCCTGGTCTTCAAGTCTTATCGGTAGGTGGCTGATTCACTGCTAGGGTTGCTCCCAATTGCTAGTGCCAAGAACAACACCCTGCCATCAATCAAACCTTTCCATCTTGTCCCTTTCTTCAGGTTCAGTCCATACTTTCGAACCAAGGAGAAGTTATCACTCAGTTCTGTGTCTTACAGCAATGTTGTAGCTCCCAAAAAGTGTTTCTGTGGCTTTGACCTCACGGGCACATGCAATGACGATGACTGCCCGTGGTAAGTCATTcctcctagtgtgtgtgtgtgtgtgtgtgtgtgtaaacaggcATGTGAATATAGACTCATGTCTGTTTCATTATAACCAACCAACCTCTCCCTTTGGGTGATCTGGTCTATGTTTCTAGGCAGCACATGAGAAACTGCACTTTTGGTGGAAACCAGCTGTTCCAGGATATCCTGTCGTACAACTTGGCCCTGATTGGCTGCTCTGAGAGCAGTACTGGTGATGTCATCAATGTTGCCACAGGTGATAGAACCACACTGCGATCTGGCAATATTTAAATACCATTGAGCTTAGAATGTATGTATTGGTGATCGATAGATTCCAAAAAGTTCACTATTCCATGAGAAATACATGAGGCTTTTACTGACAATGGTTGATTTGTTGTCCTATTTTCAGAGAAGTATATAAAACAGCTGTTTGGGGCTAACAACGATCGCATGGGGATGGACCAGAAGGCTGTTCTACTCGTCAGCAAAGTGAACGAAAGCAAAAGACATGGTGAGATTTCCATACCATTCATACTCTATCCTTACACTAAGCAGCTATGGTTGAACACACTATTTAGCAGTTGATCTCTTTTTTAGAAATGTTCAAGAATAGAACCCTTCTGACTTGTTCAACTTGTGTTTTGTCTAGTCCCTCCCTTCACCACGTGTAAGGATCTCAGGAGGTGGAGGCCTCAGCCCGCTTACCAGGCTAGCCCAAACACAGGGGACGACAGCTGGGACGAGAGTAGAGACACTGGTCCAGTTAAATACGGTGAGAACTGGTTAGTCAGTAGGCTCATCTCCTAGCAACAAACCAGTCTTCCAAGCAGAATTACAACTTATCTGAAGCACAGTGTAAATAATGGAAGTAGCACTAACAGTGATTGCCTCTCTTCAGTTGTGCAGAACTGGAGATCTGACCTTAACCCTCTGCTGTTTGTCTGTTTCCTTCCTTGTCACAGACGGTTGTTCCAAGAGAAGTCTGTCTTCTaccatggatgtgtgtgtgaccccTGACGACAAGCGCTACTTCATTAGTGAAACTGACGACATATCTAACCTGGAGACCAGTGTCCTAGAGAGCCCACGCAACGCACAGCTCTGGATCAAACTGGCCTTCAAATACCTCAGCCAGAAAGAAGTGTAAGTGGATGCCCCTCAAATACTGAGCCTCCGGAGTGTTAAGTTGTGTCACTGAGTGTATTTTTAACCTGAATGAAAAATGCAAAtagatttgtatttgtattttttgtatttattatggatccccattagctgccaagcagcagctactcttcttggggtctagcaaaattaaggcagtttataacattttcaaaacattacaatacattcacattCAGGCTCCTACTCTACCACTACCAGAAAtgtacagtactaaatccatgtgtatgtatagtgcatatgttattgtgcgtgtgtgtgtgtgtgtgccaatgtttgtgttgcttcacagtccctgctgttccataaggtgtgtttttttttatccgttttttaaaatataattttactgcttgcgtcagttacttgatgcggatagagttccatgtagtcatggctctgtgcctcccatagtctgttctggggactgtgaagagacctcttgtggcatgtcttgtggggtatgcatgggtgtctgagctgtgtgctaataGTTTAGACAGTCaactcggtgcattcaacatgacaatacctctcataaatacaagtagtgatgaagtcaatctctcctccactttcagccaggagagattgacatgcatatgcatatatgatgtgatatgcaACATAATGTGTTATGTTGCTTCCTTGTAGGTCAGCGGCTGAGTGCCTGGATGCTTCGTTGAACACTCTGTCTCGGGCCCTGGAAGATAACCGGGACAACCCAGAGATCTGGTGCTATTACCTGTCTCTGTTCTCCCGTCGAGGGAAGAGGGATGAGGTGCAGGAGATGTGTGAGATGGCTGTGGAGCACGCCCCCGACTACCAAGTCTGGTGGAGTGTAAGTTCTCATGTCCAACCAACCCTCTGTCGACCTACTGTGGGGCATTTCCTCTACAGGGCTTTGTGTGTCCAACTCTGAGGCCTGGTTGTAGAGCGCATAGTTCAGGACCTTTGGTTTCGCAGTCCTGATGGTTTTTATTTCCCTTGGACACTTGATGTAAATGTTTGGCAGAAGATGACCACACCTGGTTTTCCAGGTAGAAGTGAGTCCCTTGTTAAATAGCACAGACGAATATCAGCAGGACTGTATGTAACCGCTGTCTTTTCCCCTTTAGTACCTAACCACGGAGAGCTTGTTTGAGGGGAAGGACTATgtgtgtggtcgtctgctgcagtACCTGCTGGACTGTGTGGGGACTAGTGGTCTCTCTGAGAGGCTGTCCTTCCAGCTATTAGAGTCTCTACTCTACAGGGTCCAACTCAGTGTGTTCACAGGCCGGCTACAGAATGCCCTGGCCATCCTACAGGTAAGAGACTGCAAAAAAAGTCTGTCTTGAGCGCCACCAATATAGCTGCTACATCAATATTCTGTTCCAAGCCATATGACACCTTACTGCTGCAATCAGGCCAAACAAACTCATACCTCTTAGATTAGCTACTGCTATACAAAATGCACAAGGTTCCCAAGATGCTCAAGGGTGAACGATAACCTGTTAATTTCAGAATGCCTTGAAGTCAGTCACTGAGCGGTGCATTGCTGATTACCTGACCATAAGTGACCGTTGCCTGGTCTGGCTGTCCTTCATCCACCTGACTGAGTTTGACCGCCTGCCGGCCAGTCTGTACGACCCGGCTAACTCCAACCCCTCCAGGATGGTCAGCATCGAGGCCTTCGCCCTCCCCTGGAGAACACCGCTCGACGTCCGCACAGAGCCTGACACACTAATCGCTGTGTTCGAAGGTGAGCCATCACCATCGACACGGGGTTCAACGACACCCACATAGAAACTGTCCATGCTTTTCCCAGGTCTCCTACTTAGTTTTTTCACACAATTATGTAGACTTTTTCCACAGCTGCTCATGGTAGTTTATTTGTAGTTGTGCTATTTCCGCTCAGTCACTAGGCTTCATTTTTTTCTGGCACAGTAGATCTGTAAATGTAGTGGACagctgagagagaggggcattGATTTCATACTGGTTTGTTCAACCCTTTAGATGCACTGCGACAGTGCACAGACCAGACTCTGCCTCCCAGTGAGAGAACCCTGGCCTGtctgcctctacacactaaccTCATCACTACCTATAGCCTGCTGGGAAGGTAAGCTCAACGCTGGCATTCTgatagctgtgtgtgtgcgtgtcgaACCTAATAAAATCAGGCTTGTCTAAACTATTGGGCATGCAAGTTGTTAACCCTTTACATTCGTACCCTTATACGGGTTAAAAATGGCAGATTTTGACACTGATAAGCATCTAAATTGGAAcgtagtggctgtacagtaacatgctataaatgacatcagagctcagtcTCTGTGCTTCAccgttctgaacttgagcactgCACATGACAAGAAGTTTCCCTGATCCCTCTGACTAATTGGGCAACTTtagaaaatgtttttgttgtctgagtgagggaaatgctgtaaaatAAGAGGACtcaatgtattttgaaagatgagacgttgaggattataataaatactgatttgatgtcatacaagcaagacAAACACccgtgagtccaaatgtgcacttcacatcataaaactcatgtcatatacagtgtcaagatgacatggtgtcataccctgggttgttctgaacagaataaGCTTGTTTGTTTATTGTGATGAACATTTGGCATGTCACACGCATCTGAATGAGCTCAGGACTCATTTCTTTGCGCACCAGAATTGcgatctgtttctctgaattgcctCATAGTATTTTATAACTTATAAAACTCATATTGGtagtctaaagcactgcatcgctacagatcctggttcgatattgggctgtcgcagccggccgcaatTGGGAGACCGATGAGGTGAcgcaggggagggtttggccagccagGATGTTCTTCTCCAATTgcgcacgctgacacggtcgccaggtgtacggcatttcctctgacacattggtgtggctggcttctgggttaagcgtgCTTTGTGTCAAGTAGCAGTGCgacttggcagggttgtgttttggaggacgcatggctctcgaccttcgcctctcccgaatccatacgggagttgcagcgatgggacaagactaactaccaattggatatgatGAAGTTGGGgagaaaaaataaaaatcatACTGCCGTTTTTCTGGATTGCGTAAAcgacagtaattgtgtgatggcttGTTCTAGTTCCTCAATGGCACGGCTAGGCAAGCTTATCAAAGCACCTTATAGTGTAATGGCTCTTTGTCATAAGCGCATTGAAATTGCTTAGGAACTGggaacactttggagaggtgtgtggccaggtgtagacaccagttagtcctctccctCAACCTTGGTGtgttatgttgcacctaccccacattttccaggaatattctCATGTTAATCAATGTATCCAGAATATTTTCTGATTTTTGTTATCAACAAACGTGGCAAAAAGTGCGTGctttaaaatgcacataaaatcaagtGTTATGTTTAGATTCAGTCTTGTCAGGCAAACTGTGTACTCACCTTTTGGTCTAATCATGTTCCCAATAGCTCCAAACTGTTCTCCTTCAATTgctcatatttcttctgtaagaaacatttcaatttaccACTATCCATATAGGCAAATTCCAACGAGGGTAaaaggttggtgtgtgtgtgtgcatttttaTGGTTGTCATTAAACTCTATTAATGTTTCTG
This window harbors:
- the LOC118395940 gene encoding zinc finger C3H1 domain-containing protein-like isoform X3 — translated: MDSKSINLSPREEGELEDGEICDDDTEEKMFAQQQGKKRPSSMNNSNFSRNTRKSKQPARTLLPVVGSQPTDFRLLIPYNRGPHSHSSGFTANHRQQGGPSGPDRPPLGPRCDQSPRSSFWERSHTALDRLRHRGKLDDGRGDWGRGGWGDGCGGGREAGRPPTGRYGPGENHSNKKESPSRNKQKVMMGRNQVRNQQMMHNNNVAKVENGLDESFEDLLTKYKQIQLELECIRKEENLVLKPKDLPAQNESEVSASIPQTEPLLDANSIPNEAAAEDPPGPEKTEEKRVFQAFNLKPLRQKLLTPAEIDALKTKTEKKDSEKEDSDMEKGQVEPAAIPAATPKGDEEKDGVEKEADKKEGEKDAKICCVCCGRESDYLEKEGEKDTKVCCVCCSKSSEDSTKSPVKPEVKGSNEDEDLSELQLRLLALQSASRKWQQKEQQVMKESKDKITKAKPSQEKSSSTSSAKPPERGRVTTRSASAASEKAKALANKPQEKTKVGAKPPAEKGKAPVKGYPGRKTVSPGSAAKQAFRKQQLRTWKLQQERDQEEQRRREEEQRRQEEEERRRREEEIRKIRDLSNQDEQYNRFMKLVGGSKPPRNRSKSKDRDHTRKSSGKQGLDTSGNLYQYDNYDEVAMDTDSETNSPASSPVHDPFEVPGCFSHMPMPFPMDSPTQCRMVLGQPRFLSVIPSAPPPPLPPMPPPPDELEPPPKPPFADEEEEEEMLLRETCLMSMANKKVPLLEDMTLDSSPLSPSLLVSLVQPVPRSNPSVVSLNTAPQPWSNKFSRGHHLPRLPLMLPRHKAVVVQLNGSDDSDSDMEACSSSTQTHSVFGGLEFMIKEARRNAEAAKPKPTSGPEKENKPGRTPEALSEEKKTEYQLLKEEIASREKQKILKDHSPQGVPSPAGSDPDVDFAAKAAVELQLTEAETRLTKHGNLLLKDEAILRQLLQQEQKKEEALKAAEAKVAKVKEQLLASEKIVSANKTLLNRLQEQVHRVQHRVSVKKNHSLKLEEVLVQAQAAAGRKPSGQKRRTDISHSSPVKRLCVEVSVAPRGSERHFADLLAQKQRLQQLESEYALKIQKLKEAQALHNRGAVPEPPLPQATSTPLPRARHPSIPPTSPFPLPQPSLHDLTQDKLTLVSSEDPTETEESDLEPAATARPSAQSVRRRSFRETGSFTKPKLDSGGTGLVKDSPAKPVVVKASGPGELFLGLEVEALQRRDQQQARLGELLLGELRALGGAVEKPPSGKVISEDVDTMAAQSGHAELKPVPFGPYRSPLLVFKSYRNVVAPKKCFCGFDLTGTCNDDDCPWQHMRNCTFGGNQLFQDILSYNLALIGCSESSTGDVINVATEKYIKQLFGANNDRMGMDQKAVLLVSKVNESKRHVPPFTTCKDLRRWRPQPAYQASPNTGDDSWDESRDTGPVKYDGCSKRSLSSTMDVCVTPDDKRYFISETDDISNLETSVLESPRNAQLWIKLAFKYLSQKEVSAAECLDASLNTLSRALEDNRDNPEIWCYYLSLFSRRGKRDEVQEMCEMAVEHAPDYQVWWSYLTTESLFEGKDYVCGRLLQYLLDCVGTSGLSERLSFQLLESLLYRVQLSVFTGRLQNALAILQNALKSVTERCIADYLTISDRCLVWLSFIHLTEFDRLPASLYDPANSNPSRMVSIEAFALPWRTPLDVRTEPDTLIAVFEDALRQCTDQTLPPSERTLACLPLHTNLITTYSLLGRYDAGLELCESLLALCPHSCALLDALSGLYVGKGDGEQGVGVWLRALSQCPHNAEVFYHTCKFLMAQEKSSCIAPLFRGFVLSFCDKERSDQQPVDVLRYIIGIPTVDILRGPVIKKQLKEQLSHQMPYLNLVHCLWQWVHGNVGEAMDTFERALGAVMPLDVLHKLWIDYLLFTSSKLAGSPSNSRELRVFSALVQRCLVTVPSRLEVPFSSAQYWSCFRFHNKVVSHYLSCLPHTQHPHVLERLRYTMPTNAELALRLLHQEWQDGNIEHLKFQARMLSSSVPNCLANWKIVIAVERELKERSEVRLLYQQALQNLPLCATLWKDRLLFEAAEGGKTDKLRKLVDKCQEVGVSLSEPLNLCSSKTEGEEH